In a genomic window of Blastocatellia bacterium:
- a CDS encoding winged helix-turn-helix domain-containing protein — protein sequence MNKPSKPSYEFGPFHLDPDAGLLLRQGEPVPLTPKVFDILLALVENSGQVIEKNDLMQMIWPDTVVEENNLTVNMSALRKALGDDISEHQYIKTVPKRGYRFVANVRKLPGPSRLRQPLHHAKRQASTIKSLAILPLINDSRDADMEYLSDGITESIIYKLSQLPRLIVMARSTVFGYKGKDVEPQKVRSDLGVDAVLMGRVKQRQDQFVVGIELVNAVDGSNLWGQQYNRQLADIFVVQEEIAYQVSERLRTKLTGEEKRRLAKLPTENLEAYHLYLKGRYYWNKYTEEGFKKGIEYFSQAIAADPGYALAYSGLADAYYSSLYLPPREAMTRAKQAALKSLSLDDTLAEAHASVALVTAFYDWDWQSAEQEFKRAIALNPGLAIPHKEYGWYLLPMGRFEDSLRELRQAQQVDPLHLLINLDLGLPYHFSRRYDLAIEQFGKTIDLEPNFWPAHFFLGQAYEQQGKMAEAMSAYQMATRLDEGPWPRAGLGHLYAVLQRRDEAHAIIDELDEMSKQHYVSPYTKAIVYAGLGDKEMAFNALDEAYRERDQWLAWIKVDPLVDPLRNDPRFEGLLRRVGLK from the coding sequence ATGAACAAACCGAGTAAGCCGTCATACGAGTTCGGGCCGTTTCACCTCGACCCTGATGCCGGGTTGTTGCTGCGCCAGGGCGAGCCGGTGCCGCTGACGCCGAAGGTCTTCGACATCCTGCTGGCGCTGGTCGAAAACAGCGGGCAGGTGATCGAGAAAAACGACCTGATGCAGATGATCTGGCCGGACACCGTTGTCGAGGAGAACAACCTGACGGTGAATATGTCGGCTCTTCGCAAGGCCCTTGGTGATGACATCTCTGAGCACCAGTACATCAAGACAGTGCCGAAGCGTGGCTACCGATTTGTCGCTAACGTCAGGAAACTGCCGGGGCCGAGCAGGCTGCGGCAACCGCTCCACCACGCCAAGCGCCAGGCGAGCACGATAAAATCCCTGGCCATTTTGCCGTTAATCAACGACAGCCGCGACGCGGATATGGAATACCTCAGCGATGGCATCACGGAAAGCATCATCTACAAGCTGTCGCAACTGCCGCGCTTGATCGTCATGGCGCGTAGCACCGTCTTTGGCTATAAAGGCAAGGATGTCGAGCCGCAGAAGGTCCGCAGTGACCTGGGCGTCGATGCCGTGTTAATGGGGCGAGTCAAACAACGGCAAGACCAGTTCGTCGTCGGCATCGAATTGGTCAACGCTGTGGACGGGTCGAATCTCTGGGGCCAGCAGTATAATCGCCAACTGGCTGACATCTTCGTCGTGCAAGAAGAGATTGCCTACCAGGTTTCAGAGCGGCTGCGCACGAAGTTGACCGGCGAAGAGAAGCGGCGACTGGCCAAGCTGCCGACCGAAAATCTCGAAGCCTATCACCTCTACCTGAAGGGGCGGTACTACTGGAACAAGTATACCGAGGAAGGATTCAAGAAGGGGATCGAATACTTCAGTCAGGCAATCGCTGCGGACCCTGGATACGCCCTCGCCTATTCAGGGCTGGCCGACGCTTACTATTCGAGTCTGTACCTGCCGCCCAGAGAGGCCATGACCAGGGCGAAGCAGGCGGCGCTGAAGTCTCTCTCATTAGATGACACGCTCGCCGAGGCTCATGCTTCAGTGGCGTTAGTCACAGCCTTTTATGATTGGGACTGGCAGAGCGCCGAGCAAGAATTCAAGCGCGCCATCGCGCTCAACCCCGGGCTTGCCATACCCCACAAGGAATATGGCTGGTACTTGCTGCCGATGGGCCGTTTCGAGGATTCGCTCAGAGAGTTAAGGCAAGCTCAACAGGTCGACCCGCTGCACCTGCTGATCAATCTCGACCTCGGCCTTCCTTATCACTTCAGCCGCCGTTACGACCTCGCCATCGAGCAGTTCGGTAAGACGATAGACTTGGAGCCGAACTTCTGGCCGGCTCACTTCTTCCTCGGCCAGGCGTATGAGCAGCAGGGCAAAATGGCGGAGGCGATGTCTGCCTACCAAATGGCGACGCGGTTGGATGAAGGGCCATGGCCAAGGGCCGGCCTTGGCCACCTGTATGCGGTCTTGCAGCGGCGCGACGAGGCCCACGCGATCATTGATGAACTAGACGAGATGTCGAAGCAGCATTATGTTTCGCCGTACACGAAGGCGATTGTCTACGCCGGCCTCGGCGACAAAGAGATGGCGTTCAACGCTCTCGACGAAGCATATCGAGAACGCGACCAGTGGCTCGCCTGGATCAAGGTAGACCCACTGGTTGACCCTCTCCGCAACGACCCGAGATTTGAAGGGTTATTGAGGCGCGTGGGCCTGAAGTAG
- a CDS encoding tyrosine-type recombinase/integrase, with protein MFGPPAEARNLIQQYVTAEAGCKITIRPDTLGHRTRYVRVSTQTAIRPRTFLSTLKRLFEYLIRQGRYAYANPMVHEDFHGAQSLFRRTEIEAFKALHGRPPMPAVSGVDPPFRELRLSENYFRLIDEAWVPKAINDPEFPSLVYETGKRFGWRARELCVARILFESGGRISEVCGLTVGDWSYSQFLNEFTSKNKGSHGLRVKTLRVSHPTVKMLRNYFNDAEGGRLAADLRGVTFSAVERAFRPPRGEMWADVEGLPIFLSRGGTALTAENFRQHYWKPALGTQSIEADPHQARHWFVTNAVRNIMATCRTAEEADYEKRKLIAYMAWRSGEKTLQCYEHSTSRADFAARLDLIHSEMRERERQAGDGEGGRLLISASTEDELPAPVDEDLAFILGEDDE; from the coding sequence TTGTTCGGACCGCCCGCGGAGGCGCGGAACCTGATACAGCAGTACGTAACGGCCGAAGCGGGCTGTAAGATCACCATAAGGCCCGACACCCTGGGTCACAGGACGCGCTACGTCCGGGTTTCCACCCAAACCGCAATCAGACCGAGGACATTCCTGTCCACCCTCAAGCGGCTCTTCGAATACCTGATACGTCAGGGCCGCTACGCCTACGCCAACCCCATGGTGCACGAAGACTTCCACGGCGCACAGTCTCTCTTCCGCCGGACCGAGATCGAAGCGTTCAAAGCCCTCCATGGTCGCCCGCCAATGCCGGCCGTCTCCGGTGTGGACCCTCCCTTCCGGGAGTTGAGACTCTCGGAGAATTACTTCCGCCTGATCGACGAAGCCTGGGTTCCTAAGGCGATTAACGACCCGGAATTTCCCTCACTGGTCTATGAGACGGGCAAGCGCTTCGGCTGGCGGGCGCGCGAGCTCTGCGTGGCGCGGATACTGTTCGAGTCGGGCGGCCGCATTTCGGAGGTGTGCGGCCTCACCGTCGGCGACTGGTCTTACAGCCAATTCCTGAACGAGTTCACCTCAAAAAACAAAGGGAGCCATGGCTTACGGGTGAAGACGCTGAGGGTCTCGCACCCGACCGTGAAGATGTTGAGGAATTATTTCAATGATGCGGAAGGGGGCCGCTTGGCGGCAGACCTGCGGGGGGTCACCTTTTCGGCGGTAGAGCGCGCCTTCCGCCCGCCCAGAGGAGAAATGTGGGCTGACGTCGAGGGCCTCCCCATCTTCCTCTCAAGGGGAGGGACGGCGCTGACGGCCGAAAATTTCCGGCAGCACTACTGGAAGCCGGCCCTCGGCACCCAGAGTATCGAGGCAGACCCACACCAGGCCCGCCACTGGTTCGTCACCAACGCGGTCAGGAACATCATGGCGACTTGCAGGACAGCCGAAGAGGCCGACTACGAGAAGCGGAAGCTGATCGCTTACATGGCCTGGCGGAGCGGCGAGAAGACGCTCCAGTGCTACGAACATTCTACCAGCAGGGCGGATTTTGCCGCGCGGCTCGACCTGATCCACTCCGAGATGCGCGAGCGCGAGAGGCAGGCGGGCGACGGAGAGGGCGGCCGCCTGTTGATTTCGGCGTCGACGGAGGATGAACTTCCGGCGCCGGTCGATGAGGACTTAGCCTTCATCTTAGGAGAAGACGATGAGTGA
- a CDS encoding multiheme c-type cytochrome, translating into MRRLTRTIHLVALLTLAAASVIGAARSVPPVPADAFSPSNAQTEDGRFIREADFLPAARCASCHTDTHAGWSQSLHHNAGREPFYKESVDILLRTRGVEFTRHCEACHAPVALLTGSLDRGHSPSKAMTDEGVTCLVCHSITAARADGTGSYTIRRPALLARPDGTLLPGEVADEQILADIEGHRRAMMRPLLKQPEFCASCHKSSAPPALNGYKFIRGFSAYDEWQQSGASRETVTPFYRRAQRADCRACHMPQVTSHNDNSAKQGLIASHRWLGANTASPLFYGQVEQVALTQNFLKADVLAVDIFAVKGEARGACLQTLVPDAENLATFAPGEAVTAEVVVANRNAAHSFPPELRDLYEAWVEFEALDASGQAIFHSGFLLSDGTLDESAHVYRTILLDESGRMITRHQVWLAAVKAYDNAIAAGRSDVIRFRFRLPADQQAARAVTLRARVNYRRFNKEYTAYVLGRTGSQLTIPVVTMTQAEVVIVQSTMQAMQARDARLAQPAPTSLAQARRWNDYGIGLLEQSCYADAAAAFQQAAALNPKAPTYWSIKPSPR; encoded by the coding sequence ATGAGAAGGCTGACTAGAACAATTCATCTCGTCGCGTTACTCACCTTGGCGGCGGCATCCGTCATCGGCGCGGCGCGCTCGGTGCCTCCCGTTCCGGCGGACGCCTTCAGCCCATCCAATGCCCAGACGGAAGACGGTCGCTTCATCCGTGAAGCAGACTTCTTGCCGGCGGCGCGATGCGCTTCCTGTCACACGGACACGCACGCCGGCTGGTCGCAGTCGTTACACCACAATGCCGGGCGCGAGCCGTTTTACAAGGAAAGCGTTGATATTTTGCTGCGCACGCGCGGCGTCGAGTTCACGCGCCACTGTGAAGCTTGTCACGCCCCTGTAGCGCTGCTTACAGGTTCACTCGACCGTGGGCATAGCCCATCAAAAGCCATGACCGACGAAGGGGTGACCTGTTTGGTCTGCCATTCGATTACTGCGGCGCGGGCTGACGGCACAGGCAGCTACACGATTCGCCGCCCGGCGCTGCTCGCCAGGCCGGACGGCACGCTGCTTCCCGGAGAGGTCGCCGACGAACAGATACTTGCAGACATCGAAGGCCATCGCCGTGCGATGATGCGCCCGCTGCTCAAGCAGCCGGAATTCTGTGCGAGCTGTCATAAGTCATCTGCCCCACCTGCGCTCAACGGCTACAAGTTCATCCGCGGCTTTTCGGCTTACGACGAGTGGCAACAATCCGGGGCGTCGCGTGAGACGGTGACGCCATTCTACAGGCGGGCGCAGCGCGCAGACTGCCGCGCCTGCCATATGCCGCAGGTCACGAGCCACAACGACAACTCCGCCAAACAGGGCTTGATCGCCTCGCACCGCTGGCTCGGCGCTAACACAGCGTCGCCACTCTTTTATGGGCAGGTTGAACAAGTCGCCTTGACCCAGAACTTTCTCAAGGCGGACGTGCTGGCCGTGGACATCTTCGCGGTCAAAGGTGAGGCCAGGGGCGCTTGCCTGCAAACCCTTGTGCCGGATGCAGAGAACCTGGCAACGTTCGCGCCCGGCGAAGCGGTGACCGCCGAAGTCGTCGTCGCCAACCGTAATGCCGCTCATTCATTCCCGCCTGAGTTGCGCGACCTGTACGAAGCCTGGGTGGAATTCGAGGCGCTCGACGCCTCCGGCCAAGCCATCTTTCATAGCGGCTTTCTATTGTCCGATGGGACGCTTGATGAGAGCGCGCATGTTTACCGAACGATCTTGCTCGACGAGTCGGGACGGATGATTACTCGTCACCAGGTCTGGCTGGCTGCCGTCAAAGCCTACGACAATGCCATCGCCGCCGGGCGCTCCGATGTCATTCGGTTTCGCTTTCGCTTGCCCGCTGACCAGCAAGCCGCGCGCGCCGTGACGCTGCGCGCGCGCGTCAACTACCGCCGCTTCAACAAGGAATATACAGCCTACGTGTTAGGCAGAACGGGGTCGCAACTGACGATTCCTGTTGTGACTATGACGCAGGCGGAGGTCGTCATCGTTCAGTCAACCATGCAAGCGATGCAAGCGCGGGACGCGCGCCTTGCTCAACCCGCGCCGACTTCGTTGGCGCAGGCGAGAAGGTGGAATGATTATGGCATCGGCCTCTTGGAGCAGTCCTGTTACGCGGACGCCGCCGCCGCTTTCCAGCAAGCCGCTGCACTCAATCCGAAAGCCCCGACTTACTGGTCAATCAAGCCATCGCCGAGATGA
- a CDS encoding tetratricopeptide repeat protein, which produces MKTERFGPLREQLRKARTLIDRAVQMAPTDPRVCYYAALLLRAEGKMTQAADEFARLAIAYPRDRELSRQLGQTLYRLGRISEARAAFEAVLAIDPLDAGAYQFLVPIYASEGRKTDADRAQALYLGWRDDPLADVIAGRFFAAQPQWADERIGSHAHTGDSPARLLLTGSVATPDH; this is translated from the coding sequence ATGAAGACGGAGCGCTTCGGCCCGCTCCGCGAGCAACTGCGAAAAGCCAGGACGCTCATCGACCGCGCTGTGCAGATGGCCCCGACAGATCCGCGTGTTTGCTATTACGCCGCGCTTCTCTTGCGCGCCGAAGGAAAGATGACGCAGGCTGCCGACGAGTTTGCGCGGCTGGCAATCGCCTACCCGCGAGATCGAGAGTTGAGCCGGCAGCTCGGACAGACGCTCTACCGGCTCGGTCGCATATCAGAAGCTCGCGCCGCCTTCGAGGCGGTCCTGGCCATAGACCCACTCGACGCCGGGGCCTATCAATTCCTTGTGCCGATCTATGCCAGCGAGGGCAGGAAGACTGACGCAGACCGCGCTCAGGCATTGTATCTCGGCTGGCGCGATGACCCGCTGGCCGACGTCATCGCCGGGCGTTTTTTCGCCGCCCAGCCGCAGTGGGCTGACGAGCGTATCGGGTCGCACGCGCACACCGGCGATTCGCCTGCCAGGCTGCTGCTGACCGGCAGCGTCGCCACGCCTGACCATTGA
- a CDS encoding ABC transporter permease: MKDESMMENVIQDLRYGFRLLAKRPAFAVASMLILAFGIGANSIIFSVAATTFLRALPYKDASSLVMIWATKTNTGDQRVSIAPGDFAEWQSRNEVFEDLAAMQYTSFRLTGADLPDQVLSGAVTPNFFALLGIDAIKGRPFLSEESQPGHGNVVILSYGFWQSHFAGDSDVIGRPINLNGKSYTIIGVLPPGFKFDYSANTNLWVPLTPDSNALAQHGAGALRVVGRLKEAVTVKQAQADMESIAGQLRNEFPRTNSDMEARVSPLREEIVGQIRPMILMLSVACAFVLIVGCANLASVLMTQSLERQKEIAIRLAVGAKRSRIIQQILTENVMLSLLGGISAFLLAIGGVRLLVNLVPDDFPRKDDVTIDAWVFGFNFALAVVTGVIFSLLPALLQSKPNLNKSLAGTTEIMKMRLRPHGLRNLLVILEVSLTLMLLVGANLILSSVFKLQMSALGFDAKNKLTMKVSLLREKYPKSPQQAAFFTQAIEEISAIPGIRSAAVVMPLPLDGNGFIYPFGTSGDEGKAAGDLPKAFYSIVSPAYFQTMDIHLLAGRLFTDLDGPQVQPVAIINESMARQFWPDSSSLDRHIYVNKKDLTIVGVVQDVRQSKLDADVTPHIYQSYLQSPAPSMYLVASTSSEAMNMVPIIRDRILALDKDQPLQDIATMEDRRDKWIGERKLVLVLLLSFAIMALSIAAFGIYGVIAQNVAQRTQEIGIRLALGARPMDVLKLVLGQGLAVTLIGISIGLAGAFALHRVLSSWLFGVSATDPMIMIVTSILLVTIAALACYVPASRAMKVDPASAIRYE, from the coding sequence ATGAAAGACGAATCGATGATGGAGAACGTGATCCAAGACTTGCGTTATGGTTTTCGGCTCTTGGCGAAAAGGCCCGCTTTCGCCGTCGCATCGATGCTCATTTTAGCATTCGGGATCGGCGCTAATAGCATTATATTCAGCGTCGCAGCGACTACCTTTCTCCGCGCCTTGCCGTACAAAGATGCCAGCAGTCTGGTCATGATCTGGGCGACGAAAACGAATACGGGCGATCAGCGTGTTTCCATCGCGCCAGGCGACTTTGCTGAATGGCAGAGCCGCAATGAAGTCTTCGAAGACCTCGCCGCTATGCAATATACGAGCTTCAGGCTTACAGGCGCTGACTTGCCTGATCAAGTGTTGAGCGGCGCGGTCACGCCGAACTTCTTCGCCCTGCTCGGAATCGATGCAATAAAGGGCCGCCCGTTTCTGTCTGAAGAGAGTCAGCCCGGACATGGCAATGTTGTGATTCTGAGCTATGGCTTCTGGCAGAGCCATTTTGCAGGGGATAGTGATGTCATTGGCCGCCCGATAAACCTTAATGGGAAGAGTTATACAATCATAGGAGTCTTGCCTCCCGGATTTAAGTTTGACTATTCGGCGAACACTAACCTGTGGGTGCCGTTGACCCCGGATTCCAACGCCTTAGCTCAGCACGGCGCGGGGGCCTTGCGCGTGGTCGGCCGGCTCAAAGAAGCAGTGACGGTCAAGCAAGCTCAAGCTGATATGGAGTCCATAGCCGGTCAATTGCGTAATGAGTTTCCACGCACAAACAGCGATATGGAAGCTAGAGTGTCGCCATTGCGCGAAGAGATTGTCGGGCAGATACGGCCGATGATTTTGATGCTCTCGGTTGCATGTGCTTTTGTGCTGATAGTCGGCTGCGCGAATCTGGCGAGCGTTTTGATGACACAATCGCTCGAACGCCAGAAGGAAATCGCCATCCGCCTGGCCGTCGGCGCCAAGCGGAGTCGCATCATCCAGCAGATACTCACTGAGAATGTGATGCTCTCCTTACTCGGAGGCATATCAGCGTTCTTGCTGGCCATCGGGGGCGTTCGCCTGCTCGTTAACTTGGTTCCGGACGACTTCCCTCGCAAGGATGACGTGACAATCGACGCGTGGGTATTCGGCTTCAACTTTGCCCTTGCCGTCGTGACAGGCGTAATCTTCAGCCTGCTCCCAGCCTTGCTCCAATCGAAACCGAACTTGAATAAATCTCTCGCGGGGACAACCGAAATCATGAAGATGAGGCTTCGGCCACATGGGTTACGAAACCTCCTGGTCATTTTAGAAGTGAGCTTGACCTTGATGCTCCTGGTCGGGGCAAACCTGATTCTGAGCAGCGTCTTCAAGCTTCAGATGTCGGCTTTAGGCTTTGATGCTAAGAACAAGCTGACGATGAAGGTCAGCCTGTTGAGGGAAAAGTATCCCAAGTCTCCCCAGCAGGCGGCCTTTTTTACTCAAGCCATCGAAGAGATCAGCGCGATTCCAGGGATACGGTCAGCGGCAGTCGTCATGCCTTTGCCTCTCGATGGCAATGGATTTATATACCCCTTCGGCACAAGCGGCGACGAGGGAAAGGCCGCAGGAGATTTACCGAAAGCGTTTTACAGTATCGTCAGCCCTGCATACTTTCAGACGATGGACATCCATCTGCTTGCCGGCCGCCTGTTCACCGACCTCGATGGGCCACAAGTTCAGCCTGTTGCGATCATTAATGAGAGTATGGCCCGACAGTTCTGGCCCGACAGCAGTTCTCTTGACCGCCACATCTATGTCAACAAGAAAGACCTGACCATCGTCGGCGTCGTTCAAGACGTGCGGCAGTCAAAGCTGGACGCCGACGTGACGCCTCATATTTATCAATCGTACTTACAGTCACCGGCGCCATCTATGTATCTGGTTGCGAGCACATCCTCCGAAGCCATGAACATGGTTCCTATAATCCGGGATCGAATTCTGGCTTTAGATAAGGATCAGCCGCTCCAGGATATTGCTACCATGGAAGACCGCCGTGATAAATGGATAGGTGAGCGCAAATTAGTGCTTGTCTTGCTATTGAGCTTCGCCATTATGGCTCTGTCGATTGCAGCATTTGGCATCTATGGCGTCATCGCCCAGAACGTCGCGCAACGAACTCAGGAGATCGGGATAAGACTGGCTCTAGGTGCGCGGCCGATGGACGTGTTGAAACTGGTGCTGGGGCAAGGGCTGGCGGTAACTTTAATTGGAATCAGTATTGGGTTGGCTGGAGCTTTTGCTTTACACCGTGTGCTTTCGAGTTGGCTATTTGGAGTAAGCGCGACAGACCCGATGATTATGATTGTCACATCAATTTTATTAGTAACTATTGCGGCGCTTGCCTGTTATGTGCCTGCGAGTCGGGCAATGAAAGTGGACCCTGCTTCTGCAATCCGCTACGAGTAA